A single window of Flavobacteriales bacterium DNA harbors:
- the tnpA gene encoding IS200/IS605 family transposase yields the protein MGNEQRRGSHTVSWLTAHVVWVTKYRYEVLKGDVQKRCRDLIKQICDAEDVKILKGVVSKDHVHMHIEYPPSKSISNIVKRLKGRTSRRLQEEFPEVGKRYWGQHFWAIGYGVWSTGNITDDLVQEYLEHHRGPSNSDNNTIILE from the coding sequence ATGGGTAATGAACAAAGACGAGGTAGCCATACGGTGTCTTGGCTGACGGCGCATGTGGTTTGGGTTACCAAATATAGATATGAGGTTTTGAAAGGCGATGTTCAAAAGCGTTGCCGTGACCTGATAAAGCAAATCTGTGATGCGGAGGATGTGAAAATCCTGAAAGGTGTTGTCAGCAAAGATCATGTTCATATGCACATAGAATACCCTCCATCTAAGAGCATCAGCAATATTGTAAAACGGTTGAAAGGAAGAACATCTCGCCGTCTACAGGAAGAATTTCCGGAGGTTGGGAAACGGTATTGGGGCCAACATTTCTGGGCGATAGGGTATGGAGTGTGGAGTACCGGAAACATCACAGATGACCTGGTTCAGGAATATCTTGAACATCACAGGGGCCCATCAAACAGTGACAACAATACCATTATCCTTGAATAA
- a CDS encoding antibiotic biosynthesis monooxygenase: MIVNTPAPPYYAVIFTSLRTDVDTDYAATNDHLLELAGEIDGFLGMEAARDGLGIAVSYWRDLEAIDKWRKHMDHGVAKQRGRTEWYTHYKIRICKVEYDREFSK, encoded by the coding sequence ATGATCGTCAACACACCTGCCCCACCCTACTACGCTGTGATCTTCACATCCCTTCGCACGGATGTAGACACCGACTACGCCGCCACCAACGATCACCTGCTGGAACTTGCGGGAGAGATTGACGGCTTCCTCGGCATGGAAGCGGCACGGGATGGCCTGGGCATCGCGGTGAGCTACTGGCGCGACCTGGAAGCGATTGACAAGTGGCGGAAGCACATGGACCACGGTGTGGCCAAACAACGAGGCCGCACGGAGTGGTACACGCACTACAAAATCCGCATCTGCAAGGTGGAATACGACCGTGAATTTTCAAAATGA